One window from the genome of Dermacentor silvarum isolate Dsil-2018 chromosome 7, BIME_Dsil_1.4, whole genome shotgun sequence encodes:
- the LOC119458262 gene encoding malate dehydrogenase, cytoplasmic has protein sequence MSKEPVRVLVTGAAGQIAYSLVPIIAKGHVFGCDQPVVLHLLDIPMMMGVLNGVVMELVDCAFPLLKDVVATDDEKVAFNGIDVAFLVGSMPRKEGMERKDLLAANVKIFKSQGRALDQYAKKSVKILVVGNPANTNALICSKYAPSIPKENFSAMTRLDHNRAKGQIAQRLKVSAADVHNVIIWGNHSSTQFPDASHASVTLNGQSVKVTEAIKDEAYFQGEFLTTVQKRGAAVIAARKLSSAMSAAKAAADHVHDWWQGTREGEWVSMAVMSDGSYGSPTEVVFSYPVQIDAQKRWRIVSGLPMSDFARQKIEATGKELVDERNDALAVCRD, from the exons TCTAAGGAACCTGTCCGGGTGCTCGTTACTGGCGCAGCAGGCCAGATTGCCTACTCGCTGGTGCCAATCATTGCCAAGGGCCATGTGTTTGGTTGTGACCAG CCCGTGGTTCTGCACTTGCTGGACATCCCGATGATGATGGGCGTCCTCAATGGTGTCGTCATGGAGCTGGTTGATTGTGCTTTCCCTCTCCTGAAAG ATGTGGTGGCCACGGATGATGAGAAAGTTGCCTTCAATGGCATTGACGTGGCCTTCTTGGTGGGCTCGATGCCCCGCAAGGAGGGCATGGAGCGCAAGGACCTGCTCGCTGCCAACGTCAAGATCTTCAAGAGCCAGGGGCGTGCCCTCGACCAGTATGCCAAGAAATCTGTCAAG ATTCTCGTGGTGGGCAACCCAGCGAACACAAATGCCCTGATCTGCTCCAAGTACGCCCCATCCATTCCCAAGGAGAACTTCTCGGCCATGACACGTCTCGACCACAACAGGGCCAAGGGACAG ATTGCCCAGAGGTTGAAGGTGTCGGCTGCGGACGTGCACAACGTCATCATCTGGGGCAACCACTCGTCCACTCAGTTCCCTGATGCCAGCCATGCCTCAGTCACTCTGAATGGCCAGAGTGTCAAGGTCACCGAAGCCATCAAGGACGAAGCCTACTTCCAGGGCGAATTCCTCACT ACTGTACAGAAGCGGGGTGCAGCAGTGATTGCGGCACGCAAGCTCTCCAGTGCCATGTCGGCTGCCAAGGCAGCGGCTGACCATGTGCACGACTGGTGGCAGGGCACCCGTGAG GGTGAATGGGTGTCCATGGCAGTAATGAGCGACGGGTCGTACGGCTCACCAACCGAGGTGGTTTTCAGCTACCCGGTCCAGATCGACGCCCAGAAGCGCTGGCGCATTGTCAGCGGACTGCCCATGTCAGACTTTGCCCGGCAGAAGATCGAGGCCACGGGCAAGGAGCTTGTCGACGAGCGCAATGATGCCCTGGCTGTCTGCAGGGATTGA